In a genomic window of Amycolatopsis japonica:
- a CDS encoding fatty acid desaturase family protein yields the protein MTGLQDKLTPQQVEDFGRELDEIRQRIVADLGQVDVDYIHNVIKTQRALEVAGRGLLFAGFFPPAWVAGVAALSVAKILDNMEIGHNVMHGQYDWTRDPALSSQQFEWDTVAPSENWRHSHNYIHHTYTNILDKDRDIGYGILRMDPAQKWNPYYLGNPVYATLLALFFQWGVMLHDLEVDRVAKGERTWAENKPVLRKIVRKAGRQVGKDYVLFPLLTGPLAPLTFLGNATANLTRNLWAFSIIFCGHFPADVESFTEEETENESRGQWYLRQILGSANITGGKLFHVMTGNLSHQIEHHLFPDIPARRYPEIAGEVRAICEKYGLPYNTGPLHKQLFSVAKKIVKLALPWNGEPRTPATVESDKTLRAA from the coding sequence ATGACCGGCTTGCAGGACAAGCTGACCCCTCAGCAGGTCGAGGACTTCGGCCGCGAACTGGACGAGATCCGGCAGCGGATCGTCGCCGACCTCGGCCAGGTGGACGTCGACTACATCCACAACGTCATCAAGACCCAGCGCGCGCTCGAGGTCGCCGGCCGCGGGCTGCTGTTCGCCGGATTCTTCCCGCCCGCCTGGGTCGCCGGTGTCGCCGCGCTTTCGGTGGCGAAGATCCTCGACAACATGGAGATCGGCCACAACGTCATGCACGGCCAGTACGACTGGACGCGCGACCCGGCGCTGAGCTCCCAGCAGTTCGAGTGGGACACCGTCGCGCCTTCGGAGAACTGGCGTCATTCCCACAACTACATCCACCACACCTACACCAACATCCTCGACAAGGACCGCGACATCGGTTACGGCATCCTGCGGATGGACCCGGCGCAGAAGTGGAACCCGTACTACCTGGGCAACCCGGTGTACGCGACGCTGCTCGCGCTGTTCTTCCAATGGGGTGTCATGCTGCACGACCTCGAGGTCGACCGGGTCGCCAAGGGCGAACGCACGTGGGCCGAGAACAAGCCGGTGCTGCGGAAGATCGTGCGCAAGGCCGGGCGTCAGGTCGGCAAGGACTACGTGCTCTTCCCGCTGCTGACAGGTCCGCTCGCGCCGCTGACCTTCCTCGGCAACGCCACCGCGAACCTGACGCGCAACCTGTGGGCGTTCTCGATCATCTTCTGCGGGCACTTCCCCGCCGACGTCGAGAGCTTCACCGAGGAGGAGACCGAGAACGAGTCGCGTGGCCAGTGGTACCTGCGGCAGATCCTCGGCTCGGCGAACATCACCGGCGGCAAGCTGTTCCACGTCATGACCGGGAACCTCTCGCACCAGATCGAGCACCACCTGTTCCCGGACATCCCGGCGCGCCGCTACCCGGAGATCGCGGGCGAGGTGCGGGCGATCTGCGAGAAGTACGGCCTGCCGTACAACACCGGTCCCCTGCACAAGCAGCTGTTCTCGGTGGCCAAGAAGATCGTGAAATTGGCCCTTCCGTGGAACGGTGAGCCCCGCACCCCGGCTACCGTGGAGAGCGACAAGACCCTCCGAGCGGCTTAA
- a CDS encoding GNAT family N-acetyltransferase: MVTMVIREATEADATACAEIYAPYVTDTVISFETEPPKPDEMAERIAKAQRAHAWLVLEDDEGRVVGYAYGGPFSGRPSYRWSCEVSIYLELGRRRTGGGRALYQALLDELASRGFRNFCAGMVLPNDASAGLHRALGFEPVGTYRRIGYKHGAWRDVTWVQLCLPELDGVPVEPS, encoded by the coding sequence ATGGTCACCATGGTGATCAGGGAAGCGACGGAAGCCGACGCGACGGCGTGCGCGGAGATCTACGCGCCGTATGTCACCGACACGGTGATCTCGTTCGAAACCGAGCCGCCCAAACCGGACGAGATGGCCGAACGCATCGCCAAGGCGCAGCGAGCACATGCCTGGCTCGTGCTCGAAGACGACGAAGGTCGCGTCGTCGGCTACGCCTACGGAGGCCCCTTCAGCGGCCGGCCGTCGTATCGCTGGTCTTGCGAGGTCAGTATCTATCTGGAACTGGGCCGCCGGAGGACCGGCGGCGGGCGCGCGCTCTATCAGGCGCTGCTGGACGAACTGGCGTCGCGCGGTTTCCGGAACTTCTGCGCGGGAATGGTGCTGCCGAACGACGCGAGCGCCGGGCTGCATCGCGCGCTGGGCTTCGAGCCGGTGGGGACATACCGGCGGATCGGGTACAAACACGGGGCTTGGCGGGATGTCACCTGGGTGCAGCTGTGCCTACCTGAGCTGGACGGGGTTCCGGTGGAGCCGTCCTAG
- a CDS encoding response regulator transcription factor, which translates to MRVVIAEDSAILRAGLVELLNLRGHEVVAAVADGDSLCAAVREHRPDVSIVDIRMPPTHTDEGLRASIALRAELPGCAILLFSQYVETQYATELLADRAGGVGYLLKDRVAEVSDFLDALRRVAEGETVLDPEVVSQLFTATRKTDALAGLTPREREVLGLMAEGRSNSAIAAALFLSAGSVEKYVSSIFGKLALPQSEGDNRRVLAVLRYLES; encoded by the coding sequence GTGCGCGTCGTGATCGCGGAGGATTCGGCCATCCTCCGGGCGGGGCTCGTCGAACTGCTGAACCTTCGGGGGCACGAGGTCGTCGCGGCCGTCGCCGACGGCGACAGCCTGTGCGCGGCGGTACGCGAACATCGGCCGGACGTGTCCATTGTGGATATCCGGATGCCGCCGACGCACACGGACGAGGGACTGCGCGCGTCCATCGCGTTGCGCGCGGAACTGCCGGGGTGCGCGATCCTGCTGTTCTCGCAGTACGTCGAGACGCAGTACGCGACGGAACTCCTCGCCGACCGCGCGGGCGGCGTCGGCTATCTGCTGAAGGACCGCGTCGCGGAGGTGTCGGACTTCCTGGATGCGCTTCGCCGGGTGGCCGAGGGCGAGACGGTGCTCGACCCGGAAGTGGTCAGCCAGCTGTTCACCGCCACCCGGAAGACGGACGCGCTCGCGGGACTGACGCCGCGGGAGCGTGAGGTGCTGGGCCTGATGGCCGAGGGCCGGTCGAACTCGGCCATCGCGGCGGCGTTGTTCCTCTCGGCGGGCTCGGTGGAGAAGTACGTGTCGAGCATCTTCGGGAAGCTGGCGCTGCCCCAGTCCGAAGGGGACAACCGGCGGGTTCTCGCCGTGCTGCGGTACCTGGAGTCCTAG
- a CDS encoding sensor histidine kinase gives MITRLALPGRVLGAQLSRAYWGELAWVIIGAPLTLAFAVLVVLGLILGAGLSLLTIGVPVLIGVLAGARLIGIAHVGLARALLGTTVTPPARPELRPGLWNAVKGRLGDPLGWRSIAYLVIRLPLSLIEFFLVATLFVYAVSTLSYPLFWFTLHGEAMPTFDLRVDTWPLTLPLAATGLAVLLAMPWVVRGLTEFDRLLVRGVLGAEDLSKRVRDLERSRATAVDDATRRLRRIERDLHDGAQAQLVALAMKLGIAKDELAGDGDIEQVTALVTAAHANAKQALVELRDLARGIHPAALDAGLDVALSTLAAGSGIDARITVDLPSRPSPSIETIAYFTVAELLTNAAKHTSSAIEVDVGIVGDDLRLVVRDGGEGGARPVRGGGLAGIAERLATVDGGLDIDSPPGGPTVISAEIPLRK, from the coding sequence GTGATCACCCGCCTCGCCCTGCCTGGACGCGTCCTCGGCGCACAGCTGAGCCGCGCGTACTGGGGCGAGCTGGCCTGGGTGATCATCGGCGCGCCGCTGACGCTGGCGTTCGCGGTGCTCGTGGTTCTCGGACTGATCCTCGGGGCGGGCCTGAGCCTGCTGACCATCGGGGTCCCGGTGCTCATCGGCGTCCTGGCGGGCGCGAGACTGATCGGGATCGCCCACGTCGGCCTGGCACGTGCCCTGCTCGGGACGACGGTCACCCCGCCCGCCCGGCCCGAACTGCGCCCAGGTCTCTGGAACGCCGTCAAAGGCAGGCTCGGGGATCCGCTCGGCTGGCGGTCGATCGCCTATCTGGTGATCCGCCTGCCGCTGTCGTTGATCGAGTTCTTCCTGGTCGCGACCCTGTTCGTGTACGCGGTGAGCACGCTGAGCTATCCGCTCTTCTGGTTCACCCTGCACGGCGAGGCGATGCCGACGTTCGACCTGCGCGTCGACACGTGGCCCCTCACGCTGCCGCTCGCCGCCACCGGACTGGCCGTCCTGCTGGCGATGCCGTGGGTGGTCCGCGGTCTCACCGAATTCGACCGGCTGCTGGTGCGCGGCGTCCTCGGCGCCGAGGACCTTTCGAAGCGGGTGCGCGACCTCGAACGCAGCCGCGCGACCGCGGTCGACGACGCGACCCGGCGGCTGCGCCGGATCGAACGCGACCTGCACGACGGCGCGCAAGCGCAGCTGGTCGCGCTGGCGATGAAACTCGGCATCGCGAAGGACGAACTGGCGGGCGACGGCGACATCGAGCAGGTCACCGCCCTGGTCACCGCCGCGCACGCCAACGCGAAACAGGCGCTCGTCGAACTTCGCGACCTCGCCCGCGGCATCCATCCCGCCGCGCTCGACGCCGGACTCGACGTCGCGCTGTCCACTTTGGCCGCGGGCTCGGGCATCGACGCGCGGATCACCGTGGACCTGCCGAGCAGGCCGTCCCCGTCGATCGAGACGATCGCCTACTTCACCGTCGCGGAACTGCTGACGAATGCCGCCAAACACACTTCCTCCGCGATCGAGGTCGACGTGGGTATCGTCGGCGACGACCTGCGGCTCGTGGTGCGCGACGGCGGTGAAGGCGGGGCCCGGCCGGTACGCGGCGGAGGGCTCGCCGGGATCGCCGAGCGGCTCGCGACGGTGGACGGCGGGCTCGACATCGACAGCCCTCCGGGAGGGCCTACGGTGATCAGCGCGGAAATACCATTACGGAAATAG